Proteins from one Sulfurovum sp. TSL1 genomic window:
- a CDS encoding alpha/beta hydrolase, whose amino-acid sequence MPRNKHLPLNNIFIPSNVPSKKLMVILHGRGDSARGFTFLPPYLNMDDMNYLLLNAPYSYYGGFSWYDLPPNQLEGITHSRAILTEIFDTLFEEEFNAHESFLFGFSQGALLTFEFGARYAKVLAGYIAVSGYIYDADTLLQEMNPNVNSSNWLCTHGTYDGILPFNTSKAQIETLQNGGFDITFKSYDKDHTIAEDELMMIKKWIKNKL is encoded by the coding sequence ATGCCAAGAAATAAACATTTGCCTCTGAACAATATCTTTATCCCTTCCAATGTGCCTTCTAAAAAGCTTATGGTCATTCTGCATGGCCGTGGGGATTCAGCTCGTGGCTTTACCTTCTTGCCGCCTTACCTCAACATGGACGATATGAACTATCTTCTTCTGAATGCTCCCTATAGCTATTACGGAGGCTTCTCATGGTATGATCTGCCGCCCAACCAATTGGAAGGTATTACACATTCAAGGGCCATACTCACAGAGATCTTTGATACACTGTTTGAAGAAGAGTTCAACGCACATGAAAGCTTTTTGTTCGGCTTTTCCCAAGGGGCATTACTGACCTTTGAATTTGGAGCCAGATATGCCAAAGTGCTTGCAGGGTACATCGCAGTAAGCGGGTATATCTACGATGCCGACACGCTTTTACAAGAGATGAACCCGAATGTCAACAGTTCAAACTGGTTATGTACGCATGGGACTTATGATGGTATACTCCCATTTAATACCTCAAAAGCACAAATTGAAACATTACAAAATGGCGGGTTTGACATCACATTTAAGAGTTATGATAAAGACCATACTATTGCCGAAGATGAATTGATGATGATAAAAAAGTGGATAAAAAACAAACTTTAA
- a CDS encoding RimK/LysX family protein has protein sequence MEVIGYIERVDLPGLELFALDAKIDTGADSCSMHCDDIEVEGEKVIFTLHDEVHPAYHGKRLTLPISKIKNVKSSNGSIEERVFVKSMLKLGCKTYEAEISLTNRENMKYPMLIGRRFLSHHYLIDVSHKYITKEK, from the coding sequence ATGGAAGTAATAGGATATATAGAAAGAGTGGATCTTCCCGGACTGGAACTTTTTGCTTTGGATGCCAAGATCGATACAGGCGCGGACTCTTGTTCTATGCACTGTGACGACATTGAAGTAGAGGGTGAGAAAGTTATTTTTACCCTGCATGATGAAGTGCATCCTGCCTATCATGGTAAAAGGCTTACGCTGCCCATATCTAAGATCAAAAATGTGAAAAGTTCCAATGGCAGCATTGAAGAGAGAGTATTCGTCAAATCAATGTTGAAATTAGGTTGTAAAACATATGAAGCAGAGATCTCACTCACCAATCGAGAAAATATGAAGTATCCTATGCTTATAGGAAGACGTTTCCTATCACATCACTATTTGATAGATGTTTCTCATAAATATATTACAAAGGAAAAATAA
- a CDS encoding acetolactate synthase large subunit has translation MKASDLFIKALENEGVEYIFGIPGEENLDLLNSLQNSSIQFILTRHEQGAGFMAATYGRLTGKVGVCLATLGPGATNLVTPAAYANLGGIPMLMITGQKPIKKSKQGRFQIIDVVHMMEPITKYTKQVVNGNNIAAVVRQSFKLASQERPGAVHIELPEDIAREEVDEQLFPVRKTYYPVARKESLQNALKMLYEAKMPLVLIGAGANRRCIGSAMKDFIDKLGIPFFMTQMGKGVVSEFHPLYLGTAALSDTDYLHCAIDRADLIINVGHDIVEKPPFFMKEGGTKVIHINFSPSNVDDTYFPQLDVTGDVACNLNALTELAQKQAHWDFTYFMRIKEESQTHIVKYFKDERFPILPQRALKDIRDVLPKDGILTLDNGIYKIWFARNYKCFLPHTLLLDNALATMGAGLASAMAAKIVHPDKKVISVCGDGGFMMNSQELETAVRLKLDLVIIILNDSAYGMIKWKQEGMGFDHFGLDFKNPDFVQYAKAYGAMGYRPASCDEFGSILNEVIDRKGVHLIDLAVDYSLNHAILNELLKNKTCLA, from the coding sequence ATGAAAGCATCAGACCTATTTATAAAAGCATTGGAAAATGAAGGTGTTGAATATATATTCGGAATTCCCGGTGAGGAAAACTTGGACCTTTTAAACTCCTTGCAGAACTCCAGTATTCAATTTATTTTGACCCGTCATGAACAGGGCGCAGGCTTTATGGCTGCAACCTATGGAAGATTAACGGGGAAAGTCGGTGTATGTTTGGCTACTTTGGGACCCGGTGCGACCAATCTTGTGACACCGGCAGCATATGCCAACCTGGGAGGTATCCCCATGCTGATGATCACGGGTCAGAAACCGATCAAAAAAAGCAAACAGGGGCGTTTTCAGATCATCGATGTGGTGCACATGATGGAACCCATTACAAAATATACAAAACAAGTGGTCAATGGTAACAACATAGCTGCCGTGGTACGTCAAAGTTTTAAACTGGCTTCACAGGAGAGACCCGGTGCCGTACATATTGAACTGCCTGAAGATATTGCAAGAGAAGAAGTGGATGAGCAACTGTTCCCTGTCCGTAAAACCTATTATCCGGTTGCCAGAAAAGAAAGTCTACAAAATGCCTTAAAGATGTTATACGAGGCAAAAATGCCGCTGGTCCTCATTGGAGCCGGAGCAAATCGAAGGTGCATCGGTTCTGCGATGAAAGATTTTATAGACAAACTCGGTATACCGTTTTTTATGACCCAAATGGGAAAAGGCGTGGTGAGTGAGTTCCATCCTTTATACCTTGGAACCGCAGCACTCTCTGATACCGATTATCTCCATTGTGCGATAGACAGGGCGGACCTGATCATCAATGTAGGACATGATATCGTCGAAAAACCGCCATTTTTTATGAAAGAGGGAGGTACAAAGGTCATCCATATCAATTTTTCTCCTTCCAATGTGGATGATACCTACTTCCCTCAGCTTGATGTGACCGGAGATGTGGCTTGTAATTTAAATGCTTTGACAGAACTTGCGCAAAAGCAGGCACATTGGGATTTTACATACTTTATGCGCATCAAAGAAGAATCACAGACACATATTGTCAAATATTTCAAAGATGAAAGATTTCCGATCTTACCGCAAAGAGCGCTCAAAGACATTAGGGATGTCCTCCCCAAAGATGGCATTTTGACGTTGGACAACGGTATCTACAAGATATGGTTCGCACGTAATTATAAATGTTTTTTACCGCATACACTTTTACTCGATAATGCATTGGCCACTATGGGTGCAGGTCTGGCTTCTGCGATGGCTGCCAAGATCGTTCATCCCGATAAAAAAGTGATCTCTGTGTGTGGAGACGGTGGTTTTATGATGAATTCCCAGGAGTTGGAAACTGCAGTACGGCTGAAGTTAGATCTTGTCATCATCATTTTAAATGACAGTGCCTACGGTATGATCAAATGGAAACAGGAAGGGATGGGATTTGATCATTTTGGATTGGATTTCAAAAACCCGGACTTTGTCCAATATGCCAAAGCCTATGGTGCCATGGGCTATAGACCGGCCTCCTGCGATGAATTCGGTTCCATTTTAAATGAGGTGATCGACCGTAAAGGTGTACATCTGATCGATCTGGCAGTAGACTATAGTTTAAACCATGCCATTTTAAATGAGTTACTCAAAAATAAAACGTGTTTGGCATAA
- a CDS encoding cupin domain-containing protein, with translation MLGKILLGLSVLSSLCISEVVESDKALAFSYNDKSLEWGPCPAFLGEACQIAVLHGDPAKENLDIFFKVPADYAIPHHWHTSAERMILVAGKMTVTYDNQESELLTKGMYAYGPSKRPHTAYCEKGEEPCVLFIAFEEPIDAFEVIKETKE, from the coding sequence ATGTTGGGAAAAATACTGTTAGGTTTGTCTGTTTTGTCATCACTGTGTATCAGTGAAGTAGTAGAAAGTGATAAAGCACTTGCCTTTTCATATAATGATAAATCCCTTGAGTGGGGCCCCTGTCCTGCATTTCTCGGTGAAGCATGCCAGATTGCAGTACTTCATGGCGATCCTGCCAAAGAGAACCTGGATATTTTCTTTAAAGTCCCCGCGGATTATGCTATCCCGCATCATTGGCATACTTCAGCAGAACGGATGATACTGGTAGCGGGGAAGATGACGGTGACCTATGACAATCAGGAGAGTGAACTGCTTACAAAAGGGATGTATGCCTATGGTCCGTCCAAACGTCCACATACTGCCTATTGTGAAAAAGGTGAGGAGCCATGTGTCCTCTTCATCGCATTTGAAGAGCCTATCGATGCATTTGAAGTGATCAAAGAGACTAAAGAATAG
- a CDS encoding sodium:calcium antiporter has translation MTDFGSWPLPWIVSAFIIVTLIIGWFGIKMTKTARDLAQSTGLGEVLMGAVFIGASTSLSGITTSVSAAASGYAELAVSNGLGGIAAQTAFLALADITYRRANLEHAAASAENLFMSAFLLTLLAIHALALSVPTISIFGVHPATIVLIIIYIFGVHLLARTHETPMWLPRKTKDTSSESEDQGRRHGRYLQELWIRFTIYGTIVALAGWSLAQLAIPLGEKAGLPHGIVGGIFTAVSTSIPELVVAITAVRMGALNLAVGDIIGGNAFDTLFIAASDIAYREGPIYADISSAEQFWLANSMLMTGVLLMGLIYRERHGPGNIGLESVVLLVLYFGGLITLSLVG, from the coding sequence TTGACAGATTTTGGTAGTTGGCCGTTGCCATGGATCGTTTCCGCCTTTATAATCGTTACACTCATTATCGGATGGTTCGGTATCAAGATGACCAAAACAGCCCGTGATCTTGCTCAAAGCACCGGCCTGGGTGAAGTACTGATGGGTGCAGTCTTTATTGGTGCATCCACATCCTTGTCAGGTATTACAACCTCTGTCTCCGCTGCGGCTTCAGGCTATGCAGAGCTGGCAGTGAGTAATGGATTGGGAGGCATTGCTGCGCAAACTGCATTTCTTGCTCTGGCAGACATAACATATAGACGTGCAAACCTTGAACATGCAGCTGCATCAGCCGAAAATCTCTTTATGTCCGCCTTCCTTCTTACACTGTTGGCCATACATGCATTAGCGCTATCAGTCCCCACGATCAGTATCTTCGGTGTGCATCCGGCTACCATTGTTCTGATCATCATATACATATTTGGGGTACATCTTCTGGCTCGTACACACGAAACCCCGATGTGGCTTCCAAGAAAGACAAAAGATACTTCATCAGAATCAGAAGACCAAGGTCGTCGTCATGGCCGATACCTTCAAGAACTCTGGATACGCTTTACGATCTACGGAACAATCGTTGCTTTGGCAGGTTGGTCACTTGCGCAGCTGGCTATACCTCTTGGAGAAAAGGCAGGTCTGCCTCATGGAATCGTCGGTGGTATATTTACAGCTGTCTCGACATCTATTCCTGAACTCGTAGTCGCCATTACAGCAGTACGTATGGGTGCCCTAAACCTGGCAGTGGGAGACATTATCGGCGGCAATGCATTTGACACACTTTTTATTGCCGCATCCGATATCGCTTACCGGGAAGGACCGATCTATGCTGATATCTCAAGTGCTGAGCAGTTCTGGCTTGCCAACTCAATGCTAATGACCGGTGTATTGCTTATGGGACTGATATATCGAGAACGCCACGGCCCAGGGAACATCGGTTTGGAAAGTGTGGTTTTACTTGTCCTGTATTTCGGAGGGCTTATCACCCTTTCTCTAGTAGGATAA
- a CDS encoding heme-binding domain-containing protein — MKYKILGIVILVAIAIQFIPYGKDHSNPPVVAEPVWDSPKTKELFVRACADCHSHETKWPWYSNIAPISWLNQYDVEEGREHFNVSMWGVQKKNEGNEAKETFEKGEMPPWFYVIAHPDAKLSESETKEFMKGLVATFGEEEDDED, encoded by the coding sequence ATGAAATATAAAATCTTGGGCATTGTTATACTAGTAGCAATAGCCATACAATTTATACCCTACGGTAAAGACCATTCTAATCCACCGGTAGTTGCGGAGCCTGTATGGGACAGTCCCAAAACAAAAGAGTTGTTTGTTCGTGCTTGCGCTGATTGTCATAGTCATGAAACAAAATGGCCTTGGTACAGCAATATCGCTCCGATATCTTGGTTAAACCAATATGATGTAGAAGAAGGACGGGAACACTTTAATGTCTCCATGTGGGGTGTCCAAAAAAAGAATGAGGGGAATGAAGCTAAAGAAACGTTTGAAAAAGGTGAAATGCCACCTTGGTTCTATGTGATTGCTCATCCTGATGCCAAATTATCAGAGAGTGAAACAAAAGAATTCATGAAAGGCCTTGTAGCAACATTTGGTGAAGAAGAAGATGATGAGGACTAG
- the rimK gene encoding 30S ribosomal protein S6--L-glutamate ligase, which produces MTVYILSRNTTLYSTQRLIEAAEAKGWNVRVIDYLMCTIEIVKGELLVVYDGELLPVPDAIIPRIGASRTFYGTAMVRHFEMMGAFSVAGNLAIARSRDKLRSLQVLSIHDVDMPKTVFASNKANAKDVIKLIGGTPLVLKILEGTQGVGVVLAETQKAAQSVLDAFYGMDVSLLVQEFIKEAGGADIRAFVINGQVVGAMKRQGAEGDFRSNLHQGGSASAHKLSRKEKSTAIAAAKAMGLGVCGVDMIPSDRGPLVMEVNSSPGLEGIEKATNANIAGKIMDYIEASLKPTDNKKPPRRRKDNIGA; this is translated from the coding sequence ATGACCGTTTACATACTTTCTAGAAATACAACACTCTATTCAACACAAAGATTGATAGAGGCAGCTGAGGCAAAAGGATGGAATGTACGTGTCATAGATTATCTGATGTGTACGATCGAGATCGTGAAGGGAGAATTGTTAGTGGTTTACGATGGTGAACTACTGCCGGTACCTGATGCGATCATCCCTCGTATTGGTGCAAGCCGTACCTTTTACGGAACAGCAATGGTACGTCACTTTGAAATGATGGGAGCCTTCAGTGTCGCAGGAAACCTTGCGATCGCAAGATCCAGAGACAAACTGAGAAGTCTTCAGGTTTTATCTATTCATGATGTGGATATGCCAAAAACGGTGTTCGCATCCAATAAAGCCAACGCCAAAGATGTGATCAAACTCATCGGAGGGACACCGTTGGTGCTTAAGATCCTTGAAGGAACACAAGGAGTCGGTGTAGTACTTGCGGAGACACAAAAAGCAGCACAATCGGTCTTGGATGCTTTTTATGGCATGGACGTCAGTCTTTTGGTTCAGGAGTTTATCAAAGAGGCTGGTGGTGCCGATATCCGTGCATTCGTCATCAACGGCCAAGTGGTCGGTGCAATGAAACGCCAAGGGGCAGAAGGTGATTTCCGCTCTAACCTTCATCAGGGGGGCAGTGCTTCCGCACATAAACTGAGCCGTAAGGAAAAATCTACGGCCATCGCTGCTGCCAAGGCAATGGGACTGGGTGTGTGCGGTGTAGATATGATCCCTTCAGATCGTGGTCCACTGGTGATGGAGGTGAACTCATCTCCTGGACTTGAAGGTATTGAGAAAGCGACCAATGCAAATATCGCAGGGAAGATCATGGATTATATTGAAGCCAGCCTCAAACCTACGGATAATAAAAAACCACCTCGTCGCAGGAAAGACAATATTGGGGCATAA
- a CDS encoding aldehyde dehydrogenase family protein — MNSIKVKSPFNGKVLDEIPLSNEQDIDLALDRARKVYESQEMWLPKYERIAILEKTVEIMRSRIEELTLIAASEGGKPYMDSKVEVERAINGVKLAIEHMGVFEGKEIAMGHTESSVNRMAYTMKEPIGVVAAISAFNHPLNLAVHQTVPAIAVGSPVIIKPSESTPMSAINFVKILYEAGLPEAWCQVVICPREAAQYLATSPKIDYLTFIGSGAVGWYLNSKVSPGTRVGLEHGGVAPVIVEADADMEALIPALAKGGFYHAGQVCVSVQRIYVHEDICDEVGFKLAQAAQKLIVGDPLDPKTEVGPLISHQEVNRIESWVNEAISGGAKVLCGGQRISESCFEPTVLLDPPQDAKVSTSEIFGPVVCIYPYSDIEDAFKDANSLEYSFQAAVFTKNIDTALLAVKRLNGTTVMVNDHTAFRVDWMPFGGAKASGLGRGGISYSMEEMSKEKLMVIKSSVL; from the coding sequence ATGAACAGCATTAAAGTAAAGTCACCATTTAACGGAAAGGTATTGGATGAGATACCCCTTTCAAATGAGCAAGATATTGACCTGGCTTTGGATCGTGCCAGAAAAGTGTATGAAAGCCAGGAGATGTGGTTGCCTAAATATGAACGTATCGCTATTTTAGAGAAAACGGTTGAGATCATGCGCAGCCGTATAGAGGAACTCACTCTTATCGCAGCCAGTGAAGGCGGTAAACCCTATATGGATTCAAAAGTTGAAGTAGAACGTGCCATCAATGGTGTAAAGCTTGCTATTGAACATATGGGTGTTTTTGAGGGGAAAGAGATAGCCATGGGTCATACAGAAAGTTCTGTGAATCGTATGGCCTATACTATGAAAGAGCCTATTGGCGTGGTTGCCGCAATTTCAGCATTTAACCATCCTTTAAATCTTGCTGTACATCAAACCGTTCCGGCTATAGCAGTGGGATCGCCTGTAATAATTAAGCCTTCAGAGTCTACACCTATGTCCGCCATTAATTTTGTCAAAATTTTATATGAAGCAGGATTGCCTGAAGCGTGGTGTCAAGTAGTGATCTGTCCCAGAGAAGCAGCGCAGTATCTCGCTACAAGCCCCAAAATAGACTATTTGACCTTTATTGGTTCAGGTGCTGTTGGATGGTACCTGAACTCAAAAGTCTCTCCAGGTACCCGTGTGGGCCTTGAACATGGAGGTGTCGCACCTGTTATCGTTGAAGCCGATGCCGATATGGAAGCATTGATCCCCGCTTTGGCCAAAGGTGGATTTTATCATGCAGGCCAAGTCTGTGTCTCCGTGCAACGTATCTATGTGCATGAAGATATTTGTGATGAAGTGGGTTTCAAATTAGCACAGGCAGCGCAAAAGCTGATTGTGGGTGATCCTCTGGATCCCAAAACAGAGGTGGGGCCACTTATTTCACACCAAGAAGTCAACCGAATAGAGTCTTGGGTCAATGAGGCGATTTCGGGAGGAGCAAAAGTACTTTGCGGAGGTCAACGTATTTCTGAAAGCTGTTTTGAACCCACAGTACTTTTAGATCCGCCGCAGGATGCCAAGGTAAGTACCTCAGAGATTTTTGGTCCGGTTGTCTGTATTTACCCCTATAGTGATATTGAAGATGCTTTTAAAGACGCCAATAGCCTTGAGTACTCTTTTCAAGCGGCAGTATTTACTAAAAATATTGACACAGCCTTGCTGGCGGTTAAGCGTCTCAACGGCACTACGGTGATGGTAAATGACCATACGGCATTCAGGGTTGACTGGATGCCGTTTGGCGGGGCTAAAGCATCAGGTTTGGGACGGGGTGGCATCTCTTATTCCATGGAAGAGATGAGTAAGGAGAAATTGATGGTAATAAAATCTTCAGTTTTATAA
- a CDS encoding peptidase M42, with protein sequence MQEIGGETEEIGRFFDILKQLIRTPSVVGAEHSFFLYLKRELEERGITATLYEGLLVAEGSEPDAGMISAHIDRHGLICTGPNEFQYAAFTAQNRGDLTGDSVAEKTYKDIMGRFMNQRVQAYDPWSGAYLGLGEIDSAYMCERRLNLLFKVKGLEHLNAGTPVAYVDTLTYEDGYLSAQLDNVLSAAIIVFLYERGYQGRAFFTAQEEVGKSWRYLLEWFRGHDLSTDSLLVLDTSPYPGRVAAEAQHIVLRNKDANATFVSPLTKQIESICDEFSIKYGYKDAFIEELNREFLSQGKPLYSLGSTEMGRLAKASDGSIQGTTFQLPTTGYHTTAETVSLESIEKALKILQTLYLKV encoded by the coding sequence ATGCAAGAGATTGGCGGTGAAACCGAAGAGATAGGCCGTTTCTTTGACATACTGAAACAGCTGATACGTACCCCTTCTGTGGTAGGTGCGGAACACTCTTTTTTTCTTTACCTGAAAAGAGAACTGGAAGAGAGAGGGATCACTGCTACGCTTTATGAAGGCTTACTTGTGGCAGAAGGCTCTGAACCTGATGCGGGTATGATCTCTGCACATATTGACCGTCATGGTCTTATCTGTACCGGTCCCAATGAATTCCAGTATGCTGCGTTCACAGCACAGAACAGAGGGGATCTGACAGGGGACTCTGTGGCTGAAAAAACCTATAAAGACATCATGGGACGTTTTATGAACCAGCGTGTACAAGCCTATGATCCATGGTCCGGGGCCTACCTCGGTCTGGGAGAGATAGACAGTGCCTATATGTGCGAACGCAGATTGAACCTTCTTTTCAAGGTCAAAGGGCTGGAACATTTGAATGCCGGTACACCTGTAGCCTATGTGGATACACTGACCTATGAGGATGGGTATCTCTCTGCACAACTGGATAACGTACTGAGTGCTGCGATCATTGTTTTTTTATATGAGAGGGGATACCAGGGACGCGCTTTTTTTACGGCCCAAGAAGAGGTAGGAAAAAGCTGGCGCTATTTACTTGAGTGGTTCAGAGGACATGATCTCTCAACCGATTCTTTACTGGTACTTGATACCAGTCCCTATCCGGGGAGGGTCGCTGCTGAAGCACAGCACATCGTGTTGAGGAACAAAGATGCGAATGCCACCTTTGTCTCACCATTGACCAAGCAGATTGAATCCATTTGTGATGAATTCTCGATAAAATACGGATACAAAGATGCCTTTATAGAGGAGCTTAACAGAGAGTTCCTCTCTCAAGGGAAGCCCCTTTATTCTCTGGGAAGTACGGAGATGGGACGCTTGGCAAAAGCGAGTGACGGCTCCATACAGGGAACCACATTTCAGCTTCCTACGACGGGGTATCATACGACGGCAGAAACAGTTTCTCTGGAATCCATTGAGAAGGCACTGAAAATATTGCAAACACTTTATTTGAAAGTATAA
- a CDS encoding YchJ family protein: MKCYCKSGLDFSECCEPILRVQKPATTALSLMRSRYSAYCLGDVNYLQATTHDHTWSDEELKFIQDWADNSVWQHLEIIDFSDDIVEFKAYYIFDHVQHVHHERSTFIKINDMYKYVDGEIYEDKVKFTNNQKCICGSGLKYKRCCLPRLRK; encoded by the coding sequence ATGAAGTGTTATTGTAAAAGCGGATTGGATTTTTCAGAATGTTGTGAACCTATTTTAAGGGTACAAAAGCCGGCAACTACTGCCCTTAGTCTTATGCGCTCACGTTACAGTGCCTACTGTCTGGGTGATGTGAACTATCTTCAGGCAACAACACATGATCACACATGGAGTGATGAAGAACTTAAATTTATACAGGATTGGGCAGATAACAGTGTGTGGCAGCATTTGGAGATCATCGACTTTAGTGATGATATCGTGGAGTTTAAAGCCTATTATATCTTCGATCATGTACAGCATGTCCATCATGAAAGGTCCACGTTTATCAAAATAAACGATATGTACAAATATGTCGATGGTGAGATCTATGAAGACAAAGTAAAATTTACCAACAACCAAAAATGTATCTGTGGAAGCGGATTGAAGTATAAACGCTGCTGTCTGCCAAGATTGAGAAAATAA